In Bufo gargarizans isolate SCDJY-AF-19 chromosome 6, ASM1485885v1, whole genome shotgun sequence, a single genomic region encodes these proteins:
- the SLF2 gene encoding SMC5-SMC6 complex localization factor protein 2 isoform X1 yields MIRRTLRFQLSQGDAPEGSASKKKAGKCGGARNHHITEFFKPPSRPETDALVSALRETVCSQSMKLQTPGGGSWNEKSATCQRPRIIPTSSTNERPSSEPSLSVRTEDQKIVRKFEEFCPKCGKSLLFPRVLLQRLTLNVNSQVYLEDKEGYKIFSDNFQTVRISSDSSLHSSSPKFGSRSKHSLTVLGSACQTIMRRQNKCCPLKSLNLLRSDLQVPLDFGQDEITWKKYMNPVVNLGKNWCNQVGQQVKSTSSALKRKLDSQNGSFTEWCRTPKMSKIDEDFNHLLTSVAAPSECNRHGNNASHSCQKSADLETGPSVPGLAKPDLSHNTESGNPLSGASVLTKEIVWHESPLCGKPSSPGKSSDVSPAHSDRSSIPDSDEVSENKLKKGTSCRALCRVSDSDESFVGFPLSSDDEKEEEEEAFKPLDEIFQMTRKPLPATPQKYILDHSLASLSPASLLGTPAIKNVKPSVYDNNLDRLVKEQEECKRLDEMEKLLHEDLERGLGVANEQEDSAEEGELTEWHREFLDKFKFVTNAIPDQHPGEEVFHLPESGAIFSLRKLDLRHSEFSPESAEENLIFSCSPENQITLATEGFLTFLYRFKKCPDFLMRWMFQVVSIHPSYAVSVKLLHTLIEICCTHLQNLQEKPWTPSLLDIATVFANMGIRFDTLFPLPHIQPLFGSTDMGPALPLDGLQESRCSEPIFSHIPEFQIAHVIKFLGFCSAICRESFCDLEILALIVLLLKLHLEKDLKDFPTMDLHCLIEALLQNIKSWDKVMPEMFYAISELSSHHHNCIKLLQLIPTTENRGRQLRKHLSLIYLCNILEGNCTGVPLDYDSQMLLLSRLMSQMRPSSLVKKMQKLPENESKTTLDLDQEAYYLTFSLLHLVNDASSSDMPPSKQRKYLQKLCIELEKYIKSDIREDARYFYRTKVKDLVARIHGRWQELLLYSQPNQGKLRDYWEPVGDSSSPQSSQENADCALQDFPYDDN; encoded by the exons AGACTGATGCCCTCGTTTCTGCTTTAAGAGAAACTGTCTGCAGTCAATCAATGAAGCTGCAGACTCCGGGCGGTGGCTCTTGGAATGAGAAGTCAGCCACGTGTCAGAGACCAAGAATTATCCCCACATCATCGACAAATGAACGCCCCAGCTCTGAGCCCAGTCTAAGTGTCAGAACAGAGGATCAGAAAATTGTAAGAAAATTTGAGGAGTTTTGCCCAAAGTGTGGAAAGAGCTTACTGTTTCCAAGGGTGTTGCTGCAGAGACTAACCTTGAATGTCAACTCACAGGTTTATTTAGAAGATAAAGAAGGGTATAAAATATTTTCAGATAATTTTCAGACTGTTCGTATCAGCAGTGATAGCAGCCTGCACTCATCATCCCCAAAATTTGGGTCACGCTCTAAGCATTCGCTGACTGTTTTGGGGAGTGCCTGTCAAACTATAATGAGAAGGCAAAACAAGTGCTGTCCCTTAAAGTCTCTTAACTTATTAAGGTCAGATTTACAGGTGCCACTTGACTTTGGCCAGGATGAAATAACATGGAAGAAATACATGAACCCGGTTGTTAATCTGGGGAAAAATTGGTGCAATCAGGTTGGTCAACAG GTAAAAAGCACCTCTTCTGCTCTTAAGCGCAAGTTGGATTCCCAAAATGGTTCTTTCACTGAATGGTGCAGAACTCCTAAAATGTCAAAAATTGATGAAGATTTTAACCACTTGTTGACTTCTGTGGCCGCACCATCGGAGTGTAACCGGCATGGAAATAATGCTTCTCATTCCTGTCAGAAAAGTGCAGATCTGGAGACTGGACCCTCTGTGCCTGGGCTGGCCAAACCTGATTTATCGCACAATACAGAATCTGGAAATCCGCTCAGCGGTGCTTCAGTTTTGACTAAAGAGATTGTCTGGCATGAGTCTCCTCTGTGTGGAAAACCTTCAAGCCCCGGTAAAAGTTCAGATGTGTCCCCAGCTCATAGTGATCGTTCTTCTATACCTGACTCTGATGAAGTCAGTGAAAACAAATTGAAGAAAGGAACTTCTTGCAGAGCTCTTTGTCGTGTCTCAGACAGTGATGAATCCTTTGTGGGGTTTCCAttaagtagtgatgatgagaaagaggaggaggaggaggccttTAAACCACTGGATGAGATTTTTCAAATGACAAGAAAACCACTTCCAGCAACTCCCCAAAAATATATCCTAGACCACTCGCTTGCTTCCTTATCTCCGGCTTCGCTCCTTGGAACACCA GCTATCAAAAATGTAAAACCGTCAGTGTATGATAATAACTTGGATCGACTAGTGAAAGAACAGGAAGAGTGCAAAAG GTTAGATGAGATGGAAAAGCTATTACATGAAGACCTAGAGAGAGGATTGGGGGTCGCCAATGAACAGGAGGACAGTGCCGAGGAAGGTGAACTTACAGAATGGCACAG AGAATTTTTGGACAAATTTAAATTTGTCACGAATGCTATACCAGATCAGCATCCAGGGGAGGAAGTCTTCCACTTACCTGAATCTGGAGCGATCTTCAGCCTCCGTAAACTTGACTTAAGACATTCAGAATTCTCTCCTGAAAGCGCAGAGGAAAATCTAATTTTCAG TTGTAGTCCAGAAAATCAAATCACTTTGGCTACGGAGGGTTTTTTGACTTTTCTGTATCGCTTTAAGAAATGTCCTGATTTTCTAATGAGATGGATGTTCCAG GTGGTTTCTATTCACCCATCGTATGCCGTTTCCGTGAAACTTCTGCACACACTGATAGAAATTTGTTGCACTCATC TTCAAAATCTGCAAGAAAAACCATGGACTCCATCGTTGTTGGATATAGCTACTGTGTTTGCAAACATGGGCATTCGCTTTGATACTCTGTTCCCTCTGCCACATATTCAGCCTTTATTTGGCTCCACCGACATGGG ACCTGCACTGCCGCTGGACGGGTTACAGGAAAGCAGATGCTCTGAGCCAATATTTTCTCATATTCCAGAATTTCAGATTGCACATGTGATTAAG TTTTTAGGGTTTTGCTCGGCAATCTGCAGAGAGAGCTTCTGTGACCTGGAAATCCTTGCACTTATAGTTTTGCTCTTAAAACTGCACTTAGAAAAGGACTTAAAGGACTTTCCCACAATGGACTTGCACTGCCTTATTGAAGCCCTGCTTCAAAATATTAAGTCCTGGGACAAAGTG atGCCAGAAATGTTTTACGCAATAAGTGAACTTTCCAGTCACCATCATAACTGCATCAAACTGTTGCAGCTCATTCCGACTACAGAGAATCGTGGAAG ACAGTTACGAAAACACCTCAGCCTAATTTACTTGTGTAATATTCTGGAAGGGAACTGCACAGGTGTTCCACTAGACTATGATTCTCAG ATGCTCCTTTTAAGTCGTTTGATGTCTCAAATGAGGCCGTCTTCGTTGGTGAAGAAAATGCAAAAACTTCCTGAAAATGAGTCCAAGACTACGCTTGATTTGGATCAAGAG GCATACTATCTGACTTTCAGCCTTTTGCATCTTGTAAATGATGCCAGTAGCTCAGATATGCCACCTTCCAAACAGAGA AAATATCTGCAAAAACTATGCATTGAACTGGAGAAGTACATAAAAAGCGATATCCGGGAGGATGCAAGATATTTCTACCGAACAAAG GTGAAGGATTTAGTTGCCAGAATACATGGTAGATGGCAGGAGCTGCTGCTTTATTCTCAGCCAAATCAG gGAAAGCTTCGTGATTACTGGGAGCCTGTGGGTGATAGCTCAAGCCCCCAAAGCTCACAAGAAAATGCTGACTGTGCTCTTCAGGACTTTCCTTATGATGACAATTAG
- the SLF2 gene encoding SMC5-SMC6 complex localization factor protein 2 isoform X2, with product MIRRTLRFQLSQGDAPEGSASKKKAGKCGGARNHHITEFFKPPSRPETDALVSALRETVCSQSMKLQTPGGGSWNEKSATCQRPRIIPTSSTNERPSSEPSLSVRTEDQKIVKSTSSALKRKLDSQNGSFTEWCRTPKMSKIDEDFNHLLTSVAAPSECNRHGNNASHSCQKSADLETGPSVPGLAKPDLSHNTESGNPLSGASVLTKEIVWHESPLCGKPSSPGKSSDVSPAHSDRSSIPDSDEVSENKLKKGTSCRALCRVSDSDESFVGFPLSSDDEKEEEEEAFKPLDEIFQMTRKPLPATPQKYILDHSLASLSPASLLGTPAIKNVKPSVYDNNLDRLVKEQEECKRLDEMEKLLHEDLERGLGVANEQEDSAEEGELTEWHREFLDKFKFVTNAIPDQHPGEEVFHLPESGAIFSLRKLDLRHSEFSPESAEENLIFSCSPENQITLATEGFLTFLYRFKKCPDFLMRWMFQVVSIHPSYAVSVKLLHTLIEICCTHLQNLQEKPWTPSLLDIATVFANMGIRFDTLFPLPHIQPLFGSTDMGPALPLDGLQESRCSEPIFSHIPEFQIAHVIKFLGFCSAICRESFCDLEILALIVLLLKLHLEKDLKDFPTMDLHCLIEALLQNIKSWDKVMPEMFYAISELSSHHHNCIKLLQLIPTTENRGRQLRKHLSLIYLCNILEGNCTGVPLDYDSQMLLLSRLMSQMRPSSLVKKMQKLPENESKTTLDLDQEAYYLTFSLLHLVNDASSSDMPPSKQRKYLQKLCIELEKYIKSDIREDARYFYRTKVKDLVARIHGRWQELLLYSQPNQGKLRDYWEPVGDSSSPQSSQENADCALQDFPYDDN from the exons AGACTGATGCCCTCGTTTCTGCTTTAAGAGAAACTGTCTGCAGTCAATCAATGAAGCTGCAGACTCCGGGCGGTGGCTCTTGGAATGAGAAGTCAGCCACGTGTCAGAGACCAAGAATTATCCCCACATCATCGACAAATGAACGCCCCAGCTCTGAGCCCAGTCTAAGTGTCAGAACAGAGGATCAGAAAATT GTAAAAAGCACCTCTTCTGCTCTTAAGCGCAAGTTGGATTCCCAAAATGGTTCTTTCACTGAATGGTGCAGAACTCCTAAAATGTCAAAAATTGATGAAGATTTTAACCACTTGTTGACTTCTGTGGCCGCACCATCGGAGTGTAACCGGCATGGAAATAATGCTTCTCATTCCTGTCAGAAAAGTGCAGATCTGGAGACTGGACCCTCTGTGCCTGGGCTGGCCAAACCTGATTTATCGCACAATACAGAATCTGGAAATCCGCTCAGCGGTGCTTCAGTTTTGACTAAAGAGATTGTCTGGCATGAGTCTCCTCTGTGTGGAAAACCTTCAAGCCCCGGTAAAAGTTCAGATGTGTCCCCAGCTCATAGTGATCGTTCTTCTATACCTGACTCTGATGAAGTCAGTGAAAACAAATTGAAGAAAGGAACTTCTTGCAGAGCTCTTTGTCGTGTCTCAGACAGTGATGAATCCTTTGTGGGGTTTCCAttaagtagtgatgatgagaaagaggaggaggaggaggccttTAAACCACTGGATGAGATTTTTCAAATGACAAGAAAACCACTTCCAGCAACTCCCCAAAAATATATCCTAGACCACTCGCTTGCTTCCTTATCTCCGGCTTCGCTCCTTGGAACACCA GCTATCAAAAATGTAAAACCGTCAGTGTATGATAATAACTTGGATCGACTAGTGAAAGAACAGGAAGAGTGCAAAAG GTTAGATGAGATGGAAAAGCTATTACATGAAGACCTAGAGAGAGGATTGGGGGTCGCCAATGAACAGGAGGACAGTGCCGAGGAAGGTGAACTTACAGAATGGCACAG AGAATTTTTGGACAAATTTAAATTTGTCACGAATGCTATACCAGATCAGCATCCAGGGGAGGAAGTCTTCCACTTACCTGAATCTGGAGCGATCTTCAGCCTCCGTAAACTTGACTTAAGACATTCAGAATTCTCTCCTGAAAGCGCAGAGGAAAATCTAATTTTCAG TTGTAGTCCAGAAAATCAAATCACTTTGGCTACGGAGGGTTTTTTGACTTTTCTGTATCGCTTTAAGAAATGTCCTGATTTTCTAATGAGATGGATGTTCCAG GTGGTTTCTATTCACCCATCGTATGCCGTTTCCGTGAAACTTCTGCACACACTGATAGAAATTTGTTGCACTCATC TTCAAAATCTGCAAGAAAAACCATGGACTCCATCGTTGTTGGATATAGCTACTGTGTTTGCAAACATGGGCATTCGCTTTGATACTCTGTTCCCTCTGCCACATATTCAGCCTTTATTTGGCTCCACCGACATGGG ACCTGCACTGCCGCTGGACGGGTTACAGGAAAGCAGATGCTCTGAGCCAATATTTTCTCATATTCCAGAATTTCAGATTGCACATGTGATTAAG TTTTTAGGGTTTTGCTCGGCAATCTGCAGAGAGAGCTTCTGTGACCTGGAAATCCTTGCACTTATAGTTTTGCTCTTAAAACTGCACTTAGAAAAGGACTTAAAGGACTTTCCCACAATGGACTTGCACTGCCTTATTGAAGCCCTGCTTCAAAATATTAAGTCCTGGGACAAAGTG atGCCAGAAATGTTTTACGCAATAAGTGAACTTTCCAGTCACCATCATAACTGCATCAAACTGTTGCAGCTCATTCCGACTACAGAGAATCGTGGAAG ACAGTTACGAAAACACCTCAGCCTAATTTACTTGTGTAATATTCTGGAAGGGAACTGCACAGGTGTTCCACTAGACTATGATTCTCAG ATGCTCCTTTTAAGTCGTTTGATGTCTCAAATGAGGCCGTCTTCGTTGGTGAAGAAAATGCAAAAACTTCCTGAAAATGAGTCCAAGACTACGCTTGATTTGGATCAAGAG GCATACTATCTGACTTTCAGCCTTTTGCATCTTGTAAATGATGCCAGTAGCTCAGATATGCCACCTTCCAAACAGAGA AAATATCTGCAAAAACTATGCATTGAACTGGAGAAGTACATAAAAAGCGATATCCGGGAGGATGCAAGATATTTCTACCGAACAAAG GTGAAGGATTTAGTTGCCAGAATACATGGTAGATGGCAGGAGCTGCTGCTTTATTCTCAGCCAAATCAG gGAAAGCTTCGTGATTACTGGGAGCCTGTGGGTGATAGCTCAAGCCCCCAAAGCTCACAAGAAAATGCTGACTGTGCTCTTCAGGACTTTCCTTATGATGACAATTAG